Proteins co-encoded in one Halorussus lipolyticus genomic window:
- a CDS encoding acetyl-CoA carboxylase biotin carboxylase subunit has product MFDKVLVANRGEIAVRVMRACEELGIDTVAVYSEADKDSGHVRYADEAYNVGPARAADSYLDHEAVIETAEKADADAIHPGYGFLAENAEFAGKVEDTEGVKWIGPSADSMQQLGEKTHARKTMREADVPIVPGTTDPVEDPAEVEEFGDEHGYPVAIKAEGGGGGRGMKVVRSADEAEDQLESAKREGEAYFDNDNVYLERYLENPRHIEVQIIADHHGNVRHLGERDCSLQRRHQKVIEEGPSPALTDELREQIAEAARRGADAAGYYNAGTFEFLVEEDEDREDGELLGPDANFYFLEVNTRIQVEHTVTEELTDIDIVKWQIRVAQDEELGFSQDEVDLEGHAMEFRINAENAADDFAPATGGKLATYDPPGGIGVRLDDALRQGDELVTDYDSMVAKLIVHGSDREECIVRSQRALAEYDIEGIPTIIPFHRLMLEDDAFVSGTHTTKYLDHTLDQERIAEAQEKWGTKTESPAGDDEEVVEREFTVEVNGKRFEVDLEERGAAAIPAGNAGGSSGGQKPQPAGGDSGGSDAGSSAADAEGESVTAEMQGTILDVKVSEGDEVASGDVVCVLEAMKMENDVVADRGGTVTQVAVGEGDSVDMGDVLIVLE; this is encoded by the coding sequence GTACTCGTCGCCAACCGCGGTGAAATCGCGGTCCGAGTGATGCGGGCCTGCGAGGAGTTGGGTATCGACACCGTGGCCGTCTACAGTGAAGCCGACAAGGACTCGGGTCACGTCCGGTACGCCGACGAGGCGTACAACGTCGGTCCGGCCCGCGCGGCCGACTCGTACCTCGACCACGAGGCCGTCATCGAGACAGCGGAGAAGGCCGACGCCGACGCCATCCACCCCGGCTACGGCTTCCTCGCGGAGAACGCCGAGTTCGCGGGCAAAGTCGAGGACACCGAGGGCGTCAAGTGGATTGGTCCCTCCGCCGACTCGATGCAACAGCTCGGCGAGAAGACCCACGCCCGGAAGACGATGCGCGAGGCCGACGTGCCCATCGTCCCCGGCACCACCGACCCCGTGGAGGACCCCGCGGAAGTCGAGGAGTTCGGCGACGAACACGGCTACCCGGTGGCCATCAAGGCCGAGGGCGGCGGTGGCGGCCGCGGCATGAAGGTCGTCCGGAGCGCCGACGAGGCCGAGGACCAACTCGAATCCGCCAAGCGCGAGGGCGAGGCCTACTTCGACAACGACAACGTGTATCTGGAGCGCTACCTCGAAAATCCGCGCCACATCGAGGTCCAGATTATCGCCGACCACCACGGCAACGTCCGACACCTCGGCGAGCGCGACTGCTCGCTCCAGCGCCGCCACCAGAAGGTCATCGAGGAGGGTCCCTCCCCGGCCCTGACCGACGAACTCCGCGAGCAAATCGCCGAGGCCGCCCGCAGAGGGGCCGACGCCGCGGGCTACTACAACGCCGGCACCTTCGAGTTCCTCGTCGAAGAGGACGAAGACCGCGAGGACGGCGAACTCCTCGGTCCGGACGCGAACTTCTACTTCCTCGAAGTCAACACCCGGATTCAGGTCGAACACACCGTCACCGAGGAGCTAACCGACATCGACATCGTGAAGTGGCAGATTCGGGTCGCTCAGGACGAGGAACTCGGCTTCTCCCAAGACGAGGTTGACCTCGAAGGTCACGCGATGGAGTTCCGCATCAACGCCGAGAACGCGGCCGACGACTTCGCGCCCGCCACCGGCGGCAAACTCGCAACCTACGACCCGCCGGGCGGCATCGGCGTACGTCTGGACGACGCCCTGCGGCAGGGCGACGAACTCGTCACCGACTACGACTCGATGGTCGCCAAACTCATCGTTCACGGTTCCGACCGCGAGGAGTGCATCGTTCGCTCCCAGCGCGCGCTGGCCGAGTACGACATCGAGGGCATCCCGACCATCATCCCCTTCCACCGCCTGATGCTCGAAGACGACGCCTTCGTCTCGGGCACTCACACCACCAAGTACCTCGACCACACCCTCGACCAAGAGCGCATCGCCGAGGCCCAAGAGAAGTGGGGCACCAAGACCGAATCGCCCGCGGGCGACGACGAGGAGGTCGTCGAACGCGAGTTCACGGTCGAGGTCAACGGCAAGCGATTCGAGGTCGATTTGGAAGAACGCGGCGCGGCCGCGATTCCCGCCGGAAACGCCGGCGGCAGTAGCGGCGGCCAGAAGCCCCAACCCGCGGGCGGCGACAGCGGCGGAAGCGACGCCGGCAGTTCGGCGGCCGACGCCGAGGGCGAGAGCGTCACCGCCGAGATGCAGGGTACCATCCTCGACGTGAAAGTTTCCGAGGGCGACGAAGTGGCCTCCGGCGACGTGGTGTGCGTGCTGGAAGCGATGAAGATGGAGAACGACGTGGTGGCCGACCGCGGCGGTACGGTCACGCAGGTCGCTGTCGGCGAGGGCGACAGCGTGGACATGGGCGACGTGCTTATCGTCCTCGAGTGA
- a CDS encoding universal stress protein produces MYDRILVPTDGSTETERAVEHAAELASAHGAQLHAVYVVNSATFAGLHMETSWEGVGEVLREEGEAALEGVEDIAARHGVPVTTTLLDGSPSKRIVEYAEDEACDLVVMGTHGRGGIDRLLLGSVAEGVVRACSVPVLTVQVGDDEGDGESAGAESEDVTAEGSVS; encoded by the coding sequence ATGTACGACCGGATACTCGTGCCGACCGACGGCTCGACCGAGACCGAGCGCGCGGTCGAACACGCCGCCGAACTGGCGTCTGCACACGGGGCACAACTCCACGCGGTCTACGTCGTCAACTCGGCGACGTTCGCGGGCCTCCACATGGAAACCTCGTGGGAGGGCGTCGGCGAGGTCCTCCGCGAGGAGGGCGAGGCCGCCCTCGAAGGGGTCGAGGACATCGCGGCACGCCACGGCGTCCCGGTCACGACGACGCTCCTCGACGGGTCGCCGAGCAAGCGCATCGTGGAGTACGCCGAGGACGAGGCCTGCGACCTCGTCGTCATGGGCACCCACGGCCGAGGAGGCATCGACCGTCTGCTCCTCGGAAGCGTCGCGGAGGGCGTGGTCCGGGCCTGTTCGGTCCCGGTGCTGACGGTGCAGGTCGGCGACGACGAGGGCGACGGAGAGTCGGCAGGGGCCGAATCGGAGGACGTGACCGCGGAAGGGTCGGTGTCATAA
- a CDS encoding DUF7344 domain-containing protein: MSEHLSVDANSADPSLEQTMQVLSDDYRREILTYLFDREDDDSIPVETLADHASDDREQVSESLYHTHLPRLDAAGIVAYDQSAERVELAGDQSSVEALLEAGRRVD; the protein is encoded by the coding sequence ATGTCGGAACACCTCTCAGTCGATGCGAACTCCGCCGACCCGTCGCTCGAACAGACGATGCAGGTCCTCTCGGACGACTACCGCCGGGAGATTTTGACCTACCTGTTCGACCGCGAGGACGACGACTCGATTCCGGTCGAAACGCTGGCCGACCACGCCAGCGACGACCGCGAACAGGTCTCCGAATCGCTCTATCACACCCACCTGCCGCGACTCGACGCGGCGGGCATCGTCGCCTACGACCAGAGCGCCGAGCGCGTCGAACTCGCGGGCGACCAGTCGTCTGTCGAGGCCCTCCTCGAAGCGGGGCGGCGCGTGGACTGA
- a CDS encoding biotin--[acetyl-CoA-carboxylase] ligase, which produces MNDTRRAVLERLADGPVPGPELADDLGVSRNAVWKHVEALREAGFEIDSGDDGYDLAGVPEYGGLAVEFGLDAPFEIEYHDVVGSTNDRARELADEEASDVVVLADEQTGSRGRLDREWSAPSGGVWMSPVLRPSLAPASVPALTLAGAVAITDAAREAGVPAEIKWPNDVLVSEANENSEDERSESSGVSPNEVGRGGKKLAGILTEMEGEADRVSWVIVGIGVNANISAEDLPEGATSIREEVGDVDRRVFVQRLLERLDELRDDPESAIEAWRERSATLGQRVRVELPDREVVGEAVDVAFPGALVVETDDGERVRVHAGDCEHLRPV; this is translated from the coding sequence ATGAACGATACTCGCCGGGCGGTCCTCGAACGCCTCGCGGACGGTCCCGTCCCCGGTCCGGAACTCGCAGACGACCTCGGCGTCTCGCGGAATGCGGTCTGGAAGCACGTCGAGGCCCTCCGCGAGGCGGGCTTCGAAATCGACAGCGGCGACGACGGCTACGACTTGGCCGGCGTCCCCGAGTACGGCGGCCTCGCCGTCGAGTTCGGTCTCGACGCGCCCTTCGAAATCGAGTACCACGACGTGGTCGGGAGTACCAACGACCGCGCCAGAGAACTGGCCGACGAGGAGGCCAGCGACGTGGTGGTGCTGGCCGACGAACAGACCGGAAGCAGGGGGCGACTCGACCGCGAGTGGTCGGCCCCGTCGGGTGGCGTCTGGATGAGTCCGGTCCTCCGGCCAAGCCTCGCCCCCGCCAGCGTTCCGGCGCTGACGCTGGCGGGTGCGGTCGCTATCACCGACGCGGCGCGCGAGGCCGGCGTCCCGGCCGAAATCAAGTGGCCGAACGACGTTCTCGTGAGCGAAGCGAACGAGAACTCGGAAGACGAGCGAAGCGAGTCTTCCGGTGTCTCGCCGAACGAAGTGGGGCGAGGAGGCAAGAAACTCGCGGGCATTCTGACCGAGATGGAGGGCGAGGCCGACCGGGTGTCGTGGGTCATCGTCGGCATCGGCGTGAACGCCAACATCTCGGCCGAGGACCTCCCGGAGGGCGCGACTAGCATCCGCGAGGAGGTCGGCGACGTGGACCGCCGGGTGTTCGTCCAGCGCCTCCTCGAACGACTCGACGAACTCCGAGACGACCCGGAGTCAGCCATCGAAGCGTGGCGCGAGCGGTCGGCCACGCTCGGCCAGCGCGTTCGCGTCGAACTGCCCGACCGAGAGGTCGTGGGCGAAGCGGTCGATGTCGCGTTCCCCGGCGCGCTGGTGGTCGAAACCGACGACGGCGAGCGGGTTCGGGTCCACGCCGGGGACTGTGAACATCTCCGGCCCGTGTGA